One Amycolatopsis thermophila DNA segment encodes these proteins:
- the prcB gene encoding proteasome subunit beta, giving the protein MEHTSGPAGSALPAAFFSSTTSSFAEFLRMQAPDLLPGRRQLSNAGAVEAPHGTTIVAVTFAGGVLVAGDRRATSGNLIASRDMEKVHVVDAYSAVGIAGSAGIALELVRLYAVELAHYEKIEGVPLSLDGKTNKLATMVKGNLDVAMAGLAALPLFVGYDIEADDPKRAGRIVSYDVTGGRYEEKAGYHAIGSGSLFAKSALKKLYDPDADEESAVRTAVEALYDAADDDSATGGPDLVRRIFPTLVTITAERGSVRLPDEQAAAVAETVVTGRAEQATRGRT; this is encoded by the coding sequence ATGGAACACACCTCGGGCCCGGCGGGCTCCGCGCTGCCCGCTGCCTTCTTCTCGAGCACGACGTCGTCGTTCGCCGAGTTCCTGCGCATGCAGGCGCCTGACCTGCTGCCGGGGCGCCGGCAGCTGTCGAACGCCGGTGCGGTGGAGGCGCCGCACGGCACCACGATCGTCGCCGTGACATTCGCCGGTGGCGTGCTGGTCGCCGGTGACCGCCGGGCGACCTCGGGCAACCTGATCGCGTCGCGCGACATGGAGAAGGTCCACGTCGTCGACGCGTACTCGGCGGTGGGCATCGCGGGCAGCGCCGGCATCGCGCTCGAGCTGGTGCGGTTGTACGCGGTGGAGCTGGCGCACTACGAGAAGATCGAGGGCGTTCCGCTGTCGCTGGACGGCAAGACGAACAAGCTGGCCACGATGGTCAAGGGCAACCTGGACGTGGCGATGGCCGGTCTGGCGGCGCTGCCGTTGTTCGTCGGCTACGACATCGAGGCCGACGACCCGAAGCGGGCCGGCCGGATCGTGTCCTACGACGTGACCGGTGGCCGGTACGAGGAGAAGGCGGGCTACCACGCGATCGGGTCGGGCTCGCTGTTCGCGAAGTCGGCGCTGAAGAAGCTGTACGACCCGGACGCCGATGAGGAGAGCGCGGTGCGCACGGCGGTCGAGGCGTTGTACGACGCGGCCGACGACGACAGTGCCACCGGTGGGCCGGACCTGGTGCGCCGGATCTTCCCTACCCTGGTGACGATCACCGCGGAGCGCGGCTCTGTGCGGCTACCGGACGAGCAGGCCGCCGCTGTGGCCGAGACGGTCGTCACGGGCCGGGCCGAACAGGCCACCCGCGGACGGACGTGA
- the prcA gene encoding proteasome subunit alpha: MTLPLYASPEQLMRERSELARKGIARGRSVVVLKYRSGVLFVAENPSTTLHKISEIYDRIGFAAVGRYSEYENLRVAGIRHADLKGYQYDRRDVTARALANAYAATLGSIFTEQLKPYEVELCVAEVGSAPEEDQLFRLTYDGSIFDEPRYVVTGGQTEPVANKLKETYEDGLEVRDALQVALGALRAVSNNGDSAPLKLEVAVLDRERPGRKFRRIQGAALDALLPVEPAADAGDAKPEDGGTPPAS; the protein is encoded by the coding sequence GTGACGCTGCCGCTGTACGCCTCTCCCGAGCAGTTGATGCGCGAGCGCTCGGAGCTCGCGCGCAAGGGCATCGCGCGCGGCCGGAGTGTGGTCGTGCTGAAGTACCGCAGCGGTGTGCTGTTCGTGGCGGAGAACCCGTCGACCACCCTGCACAAGATCTCCGAGATCTACGACCGGATCGGGTTCGCCGCGGTCGGCCGGTACAGCGAGTACGAGAACCTGCGGGTCGCCGGTATCCGGCACGCGGACCTGAAGGGCTACCAGTACGACCGGCGGGACGTGACGGCGCGTGCGCTGGCCAACGCCTACGCGGCGACGCTGGGCAGCATCTTCACCGAGCAGCTCAAGCCCTACGAGGTGGAGCTGTGCGTGGCCGAGGTCGGGTCGGCGCCGGAGGAGGACCAGCTGTTCCGGCTGACCTATGACGGGTCGATCTTCGACGAGCCGCGCTACGTGGTGACCGGTGGTCAGACGGAGCCGGTGGCGAACAAGCTGAAGGAGACCTACGAGGACGGCCTCGAGGTCCGGGATGCGCTGCAGGTCGCTCTGGGTGCGCTGCGGGCCGTGAGCAACAACGGGGACAGTGCGCCGTTGAAGCTGGAGGTCGCGGTGCTGGACCGGGAGCGGCCGGGCCGCAAGTTCCGGCGGATCCAGGGTGCGGCGCTGGATGCGCTGCTGCCGGTGGAGCCGGCGGCCGACGCCGGTGACGCGAAGCCGGAGGACGGCGGGACGCCGCCCGCGAGCTGA
- the dop gene encoding depupylase/deamidase Dop: protein MRRIMGTEVEYGIAVPGDATANPVLTSTQVVLAYAAAADIPRARRARWDYEVESPLRDARGFDLAGPGGPGHDPDVEDLGAANVILTNGARLYVDHAHPEYSAPEVTNPRDGVIWDKAGERVMEEAAMRAATVPGQPVLQLYKNNVDGKGASYGTHENYLMSRSTPFTSVISGLTPFFASRQVVTGSGRVGIGPQGEEAGFQLSQRSDYIEVEVGLETTLKRGIINTRDEPHADADKYRRLHVIIGDANMAEYSTYLKLGTTALVLDMIEAGQRFDDLKLDEPVRAVHQISHDPTLKAKVPLANGRKYTGLDLQFAYHELAAAHLERTGGDAVSKEVLRVWGEVLDALARDPAECADRLDWPAKLRLLEGYRQRDNLGWAAPRLHLVDLQYSDVRLQKGLYNRLVARGSMKRLVTEEEVQSAITNPPEDTRAYFRGRALEKYATSIAAASWDSVIFDVGRESLVRIPTLEPLRGTKAHVGRLLDESATAEELVEALTGSD from the coding sequence ATGCGGCGGATCATGGGAACCGAAGTCGAGTACGGCATCGCCGTGCCGGGCGACGCGACGGCCAACCCGGTACTGACATCGACGCAGGTCGTACTGGCCTACGCGGCGGCCGCGGACATCCCGCGGGCGCGCCGCGCGCGGTGGGACTACGAGGTCGAGTCGCCGCTGCGGGACGCACGGGGCTTCGACCTGGCGGGGCCGGGCGGGCCGGGTCACGACCCGGACGTGGAGGACCTGGGCGCGGCGAACGTCATCCTGACCAACGGGGCGCGGTTGTACGTGGACCACGCCCACCCGGAGTACTCGGCGCCCGAGGTGACGAACCCGCGTGACGGGGTCATCTGGGACAAGGCGGGCGAGCGGGTGATGGAGGAGGCCGCGATGCGCGCGGCCACCGTGCCGGGGCAGCCCGTGCTGCAGTTGTACAAGAACAACGTGGACGGCAAGGGCGCCAGCTACGGCACCCACGAGAACTACCTGATGTCCCGGTCGACGCCGTTCACGTCGGTGATCTCGGGTCTGACGCCGTTTTTCGCCTCGCGGCAGGTGGTCACCGGCTCGGGCCGGGTGGGCATCGGCCCGCAGGGTGAGGAGGCGGGGTTCCAGCTGTCGCAGCGCTCGGACTACATCGAGGTCGAGGTCGGCCTGGAGACGACGCTGAAGCGGGGCATCATCAACACCCGTGACGAGCCGCACGCCGACGCGGACAAGTACCGGCGGCTGCACGTCATCATCGGTGACGCGAACATGGCCGAGTACTCGACGTACCTGAAGCTGGGCACCACGGCGCTGGTGCTGGACATGATCGAGGCCGGGCAGCGGTTCGACGACCTGAAGCTGGACGAGCCGGTGCGCGCGGTGCACCAGATCAGCCACGATCCGACGTTGAAGGCGAAGGTGCCGCTGGCCAACGGCCGCAAGTACACGGGGCTGGACCTGCAGTTCGCCTACCACGAGCTGGCGGCGGCGCACCTGGAGCGCACGGGTGGGGACGCGGTGTCCAAGGAGGTGCTGCGGGTCTGGGGCGAGGTCCTGGACGCTCTGGCGCGGGATCCGGCGGAGTGCGCCGACCGGCTGGACTGGCCGGCGAAGCTGCGGCTGCTGGAGGGGTACCGGCAGCGGGACAACCTGGGCTGGGCGGCGCCGCGGCTGCACCTGGTGGACCTGCAGTACTCGGACGTGCGGCTGCAGAAGGGCCTGTACAACCGGCTGGTGGCGCGTGGCTCGATGAAGCGGCTGGTCACCGAGGAGGAGGTGCAGTCGGCGATCACGAACCCGCCGGAGGACACCCGAGCGTACTTCCGGGGGCGGGCGCTGGAGAAGTACGCGACGTCGATCGCGGCCGCGTCGTGGGATTCGGTGATCTTCGACGTGGGCCGTGAGTCACTGGTCCGGATCCCGACACTGGAGCCGTTGCGGGGCACGAAGGCGCACGTCGGGCGGTTGCTGGACGAGTCGGCGACGGCCGAGGAACTGGTCGAGGCGCTGACGGGTTCGGACTGA
- a CDS encoding pentapeptide repeat-containing protein encodes MTDHALRADCASCFGLCCVALPFAASADFATDKAAGTPCANLLDDFRCGIHSRLRESGFAGCTVYDCFGAGQRISQETFGGRDWRRHPRSARTMFTAFPVMRQLHELLFYLTEALTLPAARPVHDDLRAALEDTERLAGSGPDDLAALDVSGHRDRVSELLLRVSELARGGRGKNRRGADLIGKKLRRANLRAANLRGALLIGADLREADLRDADLIGADFRGADLAGADLTGSLFLTQAQLNAARGDATTRLPAALAHPAHWRP; translated from the coding sequence GTGACCGACCACGCGCTGCGAGCAGACTGCGCCAGCTGCTTCGGCCTGTGCTGCGTCGCACTGCCCTTCGCCGCCTCCGCCGACTTCGCCACCGACAAGGCCGCCGGCACACCCTGCGCCAACCTGCTCGACGACTTCCGCTGCGGCATCCACTCCCGGTTGCGCGAGAGCGGCTTCGCCGGCTGCACGGTCTACGACTGCTTCGGCGCCGGCCAGCGGATCTCCCAGGAGACCTTCGGCGGCCGCGACTGGCGGCGGCACCCCCGCAGCGCCCGCACGATGTTCACCGCCTTCCCGGTGATGCGGCAGCTGCACGAGCTGCTGTTCTACCTCACCGAAGCGCTCACCCTGCCCGCCGCGCGCCCGGTGCACGACGACCTGCGCGCCGCGCTCGAGGACACCGAACGCCTGGCCGGCTCCGGCCCCGACGACCTGGCCGCCCTCGACGTCAGCGGCCACCGGGACCGCGTCAGCGAACTCCTGCTGCGCGTCAGCGAACTCGCCCGCGGCGGACGCGGCAAGAACCGCCGCGGCGCCGACCTCATCGGCAAGAAACTGCGCCGCGCGAACCTGCGTGCGGCCAACCTGCGCGGCGCCCTCCTGATCGGCGCCGACCTGCGCGAGGCCGACCTGCGCGACGCGGACCTGATCGGCGCCGACTTCCGGGGAGCCGACCTCGCGGGCGCCGACCTCACCGGTTCGCTGTTCCTCACCCAGGCCCAGCTCAACGCCGCCCGCGGCGACGCCACCACACGCCTGCCCGCCGCCCTCGCCCACCCCGCCCACTGGCGCCCCTGA
- a CDS encoding ubiquitin-like protein Pup, with amino-acid sequence MAQEKIEKHGGGGSDDEVEGGAPAGQERREKLGEDVDTILDEIDDVLEENAEDFVRAYVQKGGE; translated from the coding sequence ATGGCTCAGGAGAAGATCGAGAAGCACGGTGGCGGCGGCTCCGACGACGAGGTCGAGGGTGGTGCCCCGGCCGGCCAGGAACGCCGCGAGAAGCTGGGTGAGGACGTCGACACGATCCTGGACGAGATCGACGACGTGCTCGAGGAGAACGCCGAGGATTTCGTGCGGGCGTACGTGCAGAAGGGCGGCGAGTAG